The nucleotide sequence ACCTGCTTCCAGCTATCGTCCAGTTGGTTCGGCACAAAATTCATAAGTCACCCCACAGCTTAGAGCAGGTTTGGCAGGAACATGACCAGCCACTCGGAATAGGTCAGAAGTAACGTGTCCTTGTTGGTCACTACTTGTCGTTGTTAGAGTTTTTATGCAAGTTACCATATATGATTTTCTCATGTATTCATATGAGCATTTCTATGTTCATATGAATGTTGCGATCCTGATAACAGGCTCATAAATACTGTTGTCACATAAGGGGTATATTGTTGTTTTTGAGAGATCACTTTGTATGATTTAGTACGAAATCCAGATATCTTCAAATGAAAAAAGGCAGAGGGAAAAAGATGATAATGGGTCACCGGGGCGCAGCAGCTTTAGCGCCGGAAAACACACTTGCGGGCGTAAGGGCGGCGGTTAAAGCCGGGGTTAGCTGGATAGAGGTTGATACCCAGTTAAGTGCCGATGGCGTACCTGTGATAACTCACGATGCTTCAGTTGCCCGCTGCACCGACGGAGAAGGACAGGTTGCTGAGCTGACACTGCGGGAGCTGAAAAAGCTTGATGCCGGTAGCTGGTTCGGGCCGGAGTTTAGTAAAGAGCCGATCCCAACACTTGAAGAGCTGCTGGTATTCTGCGCTGAGAATCAGGTTGGCATCAACCTGGAGCTTAAGGTGCATTGTGAAAGTCAGGTAGAAGCTCTGGTCAAATCTGTCGCCACTGTTATCCGTCAGAGCAGTTTTCCTGCCGGTCAGCTTCTGATTTCCAGCTTCTCTAAGGGAGCAATAGAGGAAATAAAGCAGGCATTACCTGAGATCCGTATCGGCTATATCACAGAAGAAGAGACAACGGACTACCTGCAAGAGCTGGCCCGCTTAGATATGTACAGCGTGCATGTGAATCAGAAAATACTGACTCAACCCATGGCAGAAGCCATATTGGCAGCGGGCTATGAGTTAAATATCTGGACCATGAATAACCCAGAGAAGAGAAACGATTTTGAACAAATTGGAGTGAGTAATATCATTACTGATGATCCTTCACTATTTTTTCAGGAGTAATACATGGAGCTGACTTCCCGGCAGGTAGAGATTCTGGGGCTGAAGTTGCATGATGAGGTGCAGATTGACCAGCTTGCAGAGATAAAAGTGGCACCAGTTGGATATACAAAACAGGCCTGCCTGCTGAGTTTCAGGTATTTGGAGAAAATCAGGGGAGCTAATCGTCCCCTGAATCGTTTACGCAGCTTTCGGCAGCAGGAATATTCCCGTTGGTTCAATGGTCAGATAGGCGTGATCTGAGATCTCAGGATCAAACTGAGAAGAGTTAAGCTGCAGAAGCAGCTCCTGATCCTGCCACTCAACGGCCACTTCATACATGGAGCCCATATAAACCACATCTTTCACCTTACAGCGCTGGCACTCGTCACCCTTTCCGACAAGTAAAATCGCTTCAGGGCGGACACCAACCTGATACTCATCATCCGGGAAAGTAGACAAGGTGGCGTCTTCAACCGGAACTTTATAGCCGTTAATGTCCAGCTGACGGTTTTCAAACTGACCGGTGAAAATGTTGGCATCACCCATAAAGTTGGCCATAAACATGGACGCTGGTGAGCGGTACAGCTCATCCGGTGTCCCTTGCTGCATGATATCGCCATCTTTCATTACGATAACTGTATCTGATACGGCAAAGGCTTCTGACTGATCATGAGTCACGTAAAGCGAGGTGATATTAAAGCGTTGCTGAAGTTCGCGAATGGTTTCACGCATATTGCGGCGTAGGTTAGCATCAAGGTTACTCAGCGGCTCATCGAACAGCAGAACCTTAGGTTTAAGCACCAGCGCCCTTGCCAGGGCAACGCGCTGCTGCTGACCGCCAGAGATCTGGTCCACAAAGCGGTTGCCCATGCCTTCAAGGTCTACAAGCTTTAGTGCTTCGTCCACCCGCTGCTTAATTTCATCCGCAGGAAGCTTAAGCATTTTCAGACCGTAAGCGACGTTTTCATACAGCGACATATGCGGAAACAGGGCATAGGACTGGAACACCATACAGATATCACGATGCTGGATAGAGGTGTTTGTGACATCCTCACCATCAATAAAGATCTGTCCGCTGGAGGGTTTCTCCAGTCCGGCAACCAGGCGAAGTACCGTGGTTTTACCGCAGCCGGATGGGCCGAGCAGGGTGATCAGCTTGCCTTTTTCAATCTCAAGATCCAGGTTGCCAATTACCGTATTATCGCCGAAGCGTTTACAAATATTTTTCAGAACTACAAAGCTATTCTTTTTCATTTAAAAATTCTCCAGACCTAATCTTGGTGCTTGGCTTTAGAGCGGGATATGCGGGCTTCTCCCACAAGGAAGTCGAAAGTCAGAATGATGGCAAGCATGACAAATATCAGCAGCGAGCCATAGGCGATGGCAATACCGTATTCGCCGTCTTCCACCCGGTTAAGAATGTACGAGGTGGCAACGCGGGTCTCCGGTGTCACCAGGAATATAATGGCGCTAACCGTTGTCATGGCGCGCACAAAGCTGTAGATCAGCGAAGAGAGGATCGCCGGTCTCAGCAGAGGGATCAGGATATTCATGATGGTCTTAAAGGAGTCAGCCCGAAGACTCAGTGAAGCCTCATCCAGAGATTTGTCCAGCTGTCCCAGACCGGCGCGGATACCCACAGGAACGTTACGCATCACCATGGAGATAACCACAATGGCAGCAGTACCTGTCAGATAAACCGGAGCATCGTTAAAGGCCAGGATGTAAGAAACACCGGCAACGGTACCTGGTACCGCGAAGCAGAGCATGGTCACAAACTCCACCACTTTCTTACCGTGGAACTGCTGACGCACAACGATATAGGCGATTAACAGACCGAAGGTTGCCGTGATTGGCGCTGCGATACCCGCATAAGTCATGGTACTGATTAGCGATGGCCATGCGCCTTCACCGAATCCCATACCAAACAGGTTCACATAGTTAGCCAGAGTCAGGGTGTAATCTACGCCCCAGTTTACGGTAAAGCTTCCGTAAACAATGCTTCCGTACAGCAGCACGTTAAAGGCCATCCAGACATAGAGCGTAGCAGATACAAAGATACGCAGGCTGTCCGGAAGTGGCTGCACATCACCACGGTAAGATTTACCCGAGATGGTGACGTAGGAGCGCTTACCAATCCACAGATACTGAATCACAAAGATAGCCAGAGAGAAGATCAGCAGAACCGCACCAAGC is from Vibrio sp. JC009 and encodes:
- a CDS encoding glycerophosphoryl diester phosphodiesterase yields the protein MKKGRGKKMIMGHRGAAALAPENTLAGVRAAVKAGVSWIEVDTQLSADGVPVITHDASVARCTDGEGQVAELTLRELKKLDAGSWFGPEFSKEPIPTLEELLVFCAENQVGINLELKVHCESQVEALVKSVATVIRQSSFPAGQLLISSFSKGAIEEIKQALPEIRIGYITEEETTDYLQELARLDMYSVHVNQKILTQPMAEAILAAGYELNIWTMNNPEKRNDFEQIGVSNIITDDPSLFFQE
- the fbpC gene encoding ferric ABC transporter ATP-binding protein, yielding MKKNSFVVLKNICKRFGDNTVIGNLDLEIEKGKLITLLGPSGCGKTTVLRLVAGLEKPSSGQIFIDGEDVTNTSIQHRDICMVFQSYALFPHMSLYENVAYGLKMLKLPADEIKQRVDEALKLVDLEGMGNRFVDQISGGQQQRVALARALVLKPKVLLFDEPLSNLDANLRRNMRETIRELQQRFNITSLYVTHDQSEAFAVSDTVIVMKDGDIMQQGTPDELYRSPASMFMANFMGDANIFTGQFENRQLDINGYKVPVEDATLSTFPDDEYQVGVRPEAILLVGKGDECQRCKVKDVVYMGSMYEVAVEWQDQELLLQLNSSQFDPEISDHAYLTIEPTGIFLLPKAA